A genome region from Cognatishimia activa includes the following:
- a CDS encoding rod shape-determining protein MreD: MSENLTTRLWLMRAAFVALALLVIFWQLLPMETVPRRFTGPDMLLVMCVLWVLRRPDYAPPVAIAGVMLLADFVFLRPPGLMALATYLVCENLRNRSTGVRDMPFSVEWLAAAGGMAAIVLGNRLLETIFLLDHASLGLTLIQLIMSVLAYPLVAILLFVFIGLRKINPSDPELLQGRV; the protein is encoded by the coding sequence ATGAGTGAGAACCTCACCACCCGTCTTTGGCTGATGCGCGCGGCCTTTGTGGCGCTCGCGCTTTTGGTGATCTTTTGGCAGCTATTGCCGATGGAGACCGTGCCGCGTCGTTTCACGGGGCCAGATATGCTCTTGGTGATGTGCGTGCTTTGGGTGCTGCGCCGTCCGGACTATGCACCGCCTGTGGCGATTGCAGGCGTGATGCTTCTGGCGGATTTTGTGTTCCTGCGTCCCCCTGGCCTGATGGCTTTGGCGACTTATTTGGTCTGCGAGAACCTGCGCAATCGCTCAACAGGCGTGCGTGACATGCCCTTTAGCGTGGAATGGCTGGCGGCGGCAGGTGGCATGGCCGCAATTGTGCTCGGCAACCGTCTGCTAGAGACCATCTTCCTTTTGGATCACGCGAGCCTCGGGCTCACGCTTATTCAACTGATTATGAGCGTGCTGGCCTACCCGCTTGTGGCAATCCTGCTTTTCGTCTTCATTGGTTTGCGGAAAATCAACCCATCGGATCCGGAACTCCTGCAGGGGCGCGTATGA